The following coding sequences lie in one Eubacterium ventriosum genomic window:
- a CDS encoding protease complex subunit PrcB family protein: MQKNRLLTGALILFLMIIVSSCGIEKISRKKIKDIDFTVVAEIEMPLEVKQIVEKRKEQPFKVTYSDNQYTYIIIGYGRQNHQGYSIKVNNLYETKNGIYIKTEFQGPKEYSNSENVTYPYIVVKIQQTDKSVIFSE; encoded by the coding sequence ATGCAAAAAAATAGATTATTGACAGGGGCACTTATATTATTTCTAATGATAATAGTTTCCTCCTGTGGAATAGAAAAAATAAGCAGAAAAAAGATAAAAGACATAGATTTTACCGTTGTGGCAGAAATTGAAATGCCTTTAGAGGTAAAGCAAATTGTGGAAAAAAGAAAGGAACAGCCTTTTAAGGTTACATATTCTGATAATCAATATACATATATTATCATTGGATATGGAAGACAAAATCATCAGGGCTACAGCATTAAGGTCAACAACCTGTATGAAACAAAAAACGGCATATATATAAAAACAGAATTTCAGGGACCAAAGGAGTATTCCAATTCTGAGAATGTAACATATCCATATATAGTAGTGAAAATCCAGCAGACGGACAAAAGCGTTATTTTCAGTGAATAA
- the murI gene encoding glutamate racemase translates to MNDKNAAIGVFDSGVGGLTVAREIIRQLPEESITYFGDTARVPYGSKSKDTIIRYSRQIIRFLKTKNVKAIVVACNTASAFALDTIEKEIDIPIIGVVKPGAKSAVESTKNKRIGIIGTEGTIKSELYTQYIHSIDPEITVVGKACPLFVPLVEEGMLHDSVTDEVASRYLESMKEENIDSLILGCTHYPLLRSTVGKIMGPEVNLVNPAYETAISLDGLLRQNGIRADKDAKPEYEFYVSDAEEKFKEFANSIMPLHIEKINQINIEEY, encoded by the coding sequence ATGAATGATAAAAATGCAGCAATTGGAGTATTTGATTCAGGTGTTGGTGGATTAACAGTGGCACGTGAGATAATAAGACAGCTTCCGGAAGAGAGCATTACATATTTTGGTGATACGGCTAGAGTTCCATACGGTAGCAAGTCTAAGGATACGATTATACGTTACTCCAGACAGATTATTAGATTTTTGAAAACAAAGAACGTAAAGGCAATTGTGGTTGCGTGTAACACGGCAAGTGCTTTTGCCCTTGATACAATAGAGAAAGAAATAGACATTCCAATCATCGGTGTTGTAAAACCGGGAGCAAAGTCGGCAGTTGAAAGTACAAAGAACAAACGTATTGGAATTATTGGTACAGAAGGGACAATAAAAAGTGAGTTGTATACACAGTATATCCACAGCATTGATCCTGAAATTACGGTGGTGGGCAAGGCATGTCCATTGTTTGTTCCGTTGGTGGAAGAAGGAATGCTTCACGATTCCGTAACTGACGAGGTGGCTTCAAGATATTTGGAAAGTATGAAAGAAGAGAATATTGACAGTCTTATTCTTGGCTGTACACATTATCCGCTTTTAAGAAGCACAGTTGGAAAGATTATGGGACCTGAAGTTAATCTTGTTAATCCTGCATATGAAACGGCAATAAGTCTTGATGGACTTTTAAGACAGAATGGCATAAGAGCAGACAAAGATGCAAAGCCGGAATATGAATTTTATGTCAGCGATGCAGAAGAGAAGTTTAAAGAATTTGCCAATTCAATAATGCCTCTTCACATTGAAAAGATTAATCAGATTAATATCGAAGAGTATTAA
- a CDS encoding phospho-sugar mutase: MDYKELYELWLTNPYFDEDTRKELEAIKDDNKEIEDRFYKDLEFGTAGLRGVIGAGTNRMNIYTVRRATQGLANYIIKMNGQDKGVAIAFDSRHMSPEFADEAALCLNANGIKAYVFDSLRPTPELSFAVRELKCIAGINVTASHNPAEYNGYKVYWEDGAQITPPHDVNIMDAVLAITDYADVKTMDKDEAVKAGLYVQIGKDVDDKYIAALKKQVKHQDAIDAVQKDIKIVYTPLHGTGNIPVRRVLKELGFENVYVVKEQELPDGDFPTVSYPNPESEEAFELAVKLGNEIGADILLATDPDADRLGVYVRGKEPGTYHVLTGNMSGCLLAEYEISQMKEAGTLPEDGALIKTIVTTNLANDIAKYYNVNLIEVLTGFKYIGEQILGFETTGKGHYCFGFEESYGCLIGTHARDKDAVVATMALCEAVAYYKTKGMSLWDKMTEMYERYGYWLDGVQAITLKGKEGIEKIQNTIEKLRQQVPTEINGYKVLSARDYKLNTIKNMETGEVTETGLPKSNVLYYDLEGGAWVCVRPSGTEPKLKFYYGVKGTDAKDAEVKEKELGQYMINLVNSML, translated from the coding sequence ATGGATTACAAGGAGTTATATGAACTGTGGCTTACAAATCCTTATTTTGATGAGGACACAAGAAAAGAACTTGAAGCCATTAAAGATGATAATAAAGAGATTGAAGACAGATTTTATAAAGATTTAGAGTTTGGTACAGCCGGACTTCGTGGAGTTATCGGAGCAGGTACTAACAGAATGAACATTTATACAGTTAGAAGAGCAACACAGGGGCTTGCTAACTATATTATTAAAATGAATGGTCAGGATAAGGGGGTTGCTATCGCGTTTGACTCAAGACATATGTCTCCTGAATTTGCTGATGAAGCAGCTTTATGTCTTAATGCTAACGGAATTAAGGCATACGTGTTTGATTCACTTAGACCTACACCTGAACTTTCTTTCGCAGTTCGTGAATTAAAGTGTATCGCAGGTATTAACGTAACAGCAAGTCATAACCCTGCTGAATATAATGGATACAAAGTATACTGGGAAGATGGTGCTCAGATTACACCACCTCACGATGTTAACATTATGGATGCAGTTCTTGCAATTACAGATTATGCTGATGTAAAGACAATGGATAAGGACGAAGCTGTTAAGGCTGGTCTTTATGTTCAGATTGGAAAAGATGTTGATGACAAATATATTGCAGCGTTAAAGAAACAGGTTAAACACCAGGATGCAATTGATGCTGTACAGAAAGATATTAAGATTGTTTACACACCACTTCATGGTACAGGAAACATCCCTGTTAGAAGAGTGTTAAAAGAATTAGGTTTTGAGAATGTTTATGTTGTAAAGGAACAGGAACTTCCTGATGGGGATTTCCCAACAGTAAGTTATCCTAACCCTGAATCGGAAGAAGCTTTTGAACTTGCTGTGAAATTAGGCAATGAAATCGGAGCTGATATTCTTCTTGCAACAGACCCTGATGCAGACAGACTTGGAGTTTATGTAAGAGGAAAAGAACCTGGTACATATCATGTTTTAACAGGAAATATGTCAGGATGCCTTCTTGCTGAATATGAAATCAGCCAGATGAAGGAAGCCGGAACATTACCTGAAGACGGTGCGTTAATTAAGACTATCGTTACAACTAACCTTGCTAACGATATTGCAAAATATTACAATGTTAACCTTATTGAAGTTCTTACAGGATTTAAATATATTGGAGAACAGATTTTAGGATTCGAAACAACAGGTAAGGGTCATTATTGTTTCGGTTTTGAAGAAAGTTATGGTTGTCTTATTGGAACACATGCAAGAGATAAGGATGCTGTTGTTGCAACAATGGCTCTTTGTGAAGCTGTTGCATATTACAAGACTAAAGGTATGTCACTTTGGGATAAGATGACAGAAATGTATGAAAGATACGGATATTGGTTAGACGGAGTTCAGGCTATTACTCTTAAGGGTAAGGAAGGAATCGAAAAGATTCAGAATACAATTGAGAAGTTAAGACAGCAGGTTCCTACAGAAATCAATGGTTACAAAGTTCTTTCAGCAAGAGATTACAAGCTTAACACAATTAAGAATATGGAAACAGGTGAAGTTACAGAAACAGGACTTCCAAAGTCAAACGTTCTTTATTATGACTTAGAAGGTGGGGCTTGGGTTTGTGTACGTCCTTCAGGAACAGAACCAAAACTTAAATTCTACTACGGAGTTAAGGGTACAGACGCTAAGGATGCAGAAGTTAAAGAAAAAGAATTAGGTCAGTATATGATTAATCTTGTAAATTCAATGTTATAA
- a CDS encoding CCA tRNA nucleotidyltransferase, producing MSKYNGNREFKINIPGSVKLIIDVLENNGYEAFAVGGCVRDTILDREPQDWDITTSALPEQVKELFNRTLDTGIQHGTVTVMIKHVGYEVTTYRIDGEYNDSRHPESVEFTSNLIEDLKRRDFTINAMAYNEREGLVDAFDGINDINNKIIRCVGEPEERFGEDALRILRAVRFSAQLGFDIDEKTMEAIKKLAPTLENISAERIKTELEKLIISKNPCKLITAYNAGITKVILPEFDAMMECEQNTPYHMYNVGEHTIKVMENVSADKLMRWTALFHDVAKPLVKTTDANGRNHFKGHALEGSRLAPQIMRRLKMDNKTIKTASRLIECHDDRPASKGFNPEAIRRSVHKIGKDIYHNYLELVYADFMGKSKYGKDEGYDAYVYVCKQYEYIMENNICTSTKELAITGKDLIALGCPLGEKIGRALDELLEIVLKEPEKNTKDKLYVEAEKIIKSL from the coding sequence ATGAGTAAATATAATGGTAATAGAGAATTTAAAATCAATATTCCGGGAAGCGTAAAGCTTATAATAGATGTTTTGGAAAATAATGGATATGAGGCGTTTGCCGTAGGTGGTTGTGTAAGAGATACCATTTTGGACAGAGAGCCTCAGGACTGGGATATAACAACATCAGCTCTTCCGGAACAGGTAAAGGAACTTTTTAACAGAACTTTGGACACAGGAATACAACATGGAACAGTTACAGTAATGATTAAGCATGTGGGCTATGAGGTTACAACTTATAGAATAGATGGGGAATACAATGACAGCAGACATCCTGAATCAGTGGAGTTTACATCTAATCTTATAGAGGACCTTAAACGCAGAGATTTTACAATAAATGCCATGGCATACAATGAAAGAGAAGGTCTTGTGGATGCTTTTGATGGAATTAATGATATAAATAACAAGATTATAAGATGTGTGGGAGAGCCGGAGGAAAGATTTGGTGAAGATGCCCTTAGAATTTTGAGAGCAGTAAGATTTTCTGCCCAGTTAGGTTTTGACATAGATGAAAAAACAATGGAGGCAATTAAGAAACTTGCCCCAACACTTGAAAATATCAGTGCGGAAAGAATTAAAACAGAACTTGAAAAGCTTATAATCTCAAAGAATCCATGTAAGCTTATTACAGCATATAACGCAGGTATTACAAAAGTGATACTCCCTGAATTTGACGCTATGATGGAATGTGAACAGAATACACCATACCATATGTATAACGTAGGTGAGCACACAATAAAAGTAATGGAAAACGTGTCGGCAGACAAGCTTATGCGTTGGACTGCATTGTTCCACGATGTGGCAAAACCATTAGTGAAAACAACAGATGCTAATGGCAGAAATCATTTTAAGGGACACGCATTGGAGGGAAGCAGGTTGGCACCGCAGATAATGCGCAGATTAAAGATGGACAACAAAACCATAAAAACAGCTTCACGTCTTATAGAATGCCATGATGACAGACCTGCATCTAAGGGCTTTAATCCTGAGGCAATAAGACGAAGTGTCCATAAAATAGGCAAGGATATTTATCATAATTATCTTGAATTAGTATATGCTGATTTTATGGGCAAAAGCAAGTATGGAAAAGACGAAGGCTACGATGCCTATGTTTATGTATGCAAGCAGTATGAATATATAATGGAAAACAATATTTGTACAAGTACAAAGGAACTTGCCATAACAGGTAAGGATTTAATAGCCTTAGGTTGTCCTTTAGGAGAAAAAATCGGCAGAGCATTGGATGAATTGCTTGAAATAGTATTGAAAGAACCTGAAAAAAATACAAAAGATAAACTGTATGTGGAAGCAGAAAAGATAATAAAATCACTGTAG
- a CDS encoding DUF3794 and LysM peptidoglycan-binding domain-containing protein yields the protein MRLEKKNIHMNKIVKSETVIFFVSREERIMDADNEIENIINQKEIVTTDGVVTRENQITVNGTINYNILYYPKNSEMVCGEEKEINFEENIKLMGINSEDNANVAMEVLSSSIKPVDGKNYIYKIQLKAYIIVEKIEDLDIATAIDTDSQGENYENNFAKENSGKNNVEDIMTKKRNIDSLAIIADKTDTFRVSEQIEVPHGKPPIGTIVWSDIRIKNQNIKTMEGSIIINGQLSVFIIYIPEMENMPEQWLEQTIDFNGQLEMSEATEDVVSYIELWLNNVNVQPEINQDNEMRNLSVSALLKLNVKLYKETSIKVIEDVYKPGANLVPIMESKTYQKLLVKNASRTKEVVKMKIDKTKGQLLQICNSQAEIKIENILVRDNSLKAIGKIKTCIIYISSDDRHPICCQCRESNFEHGIDAEGIEGNDEYFLNWKVEQVNANMLNADEVEIKAVIALEAIVFKKVEQNFVTEINQEPVDMEALNSAPVLKGYIVQKGDTLWKLAKENYTTIEKIMTVNNLENETIKKGDRLLIIKSCQA from the coding sequence ATGAGATTAGAAAAGAAAAACATTCATATGAACAAAATTGTAAAAAGTGAAACAGTTATTTTTTTTGTTAGCAGAGAGGAACGAATTATGGATGCTGACAATGAGATTGAGAACATAATCAATCAGAAAGAAATAGTTACAACAGATGGCGTTGTTACAAGAGAAAATCAGATTACGGTAAACGGAACAATTAACTACAATATTCTGTATTATCCAAAGAACTCGGAAATGGTTTGTGGCGAGGAAAAGGAAATAAATTTTGAAGAAAATATAAAGTTAATGGGAATAAATTCAGAAGACAATGCTAATGTAGCAATGGAAGTTTTGTCTTCATCAATAAAGCCTGTTGATGGGAAAAACTACATATACAAGATTCAGTTGAAAGCATACATTATAGTTGAAAAAATCGAGGATTTAGATATTGCAACTGCAATAGATACCGATTCTCAAGGAGAAAATTATGAAAATAATTTTGCGAAAGAGAATTCAGGAAAAAACAATGTTGAAGATATAATGACGAAGAAGAGAAATATTGACAGCCTTGCTATTATAGCAGACAAAACGGATACTTTCAGGGTAAGTGAGCAGATTGAGGTTCCACATGGCAAACCTCCAATTGGGACAATTGTGTGGAGCGATATTAGAATAAAAAATCAAAATATTAAGACAATGGAAGGCAGTATAATTATAAACGGCCAGCTTAGTGTTTTTATTATTTATATACCTGAAATGGAAAATATGCCTGAGCAGTGGCTGGAGCAGACTATTGATTTTAACGGTCAGCTTGAAATGAGCGAGGCAACGGAAGATGTGGTATCTTATATTGAATTGTGGCTTAATAATGTAAACGTACAGCCGGAAATTAATCAGGATAATGAAATGAGAAACCTGTCCGTAAGTGCTTTGCTTAAATTAAATGTAAAACTGTACAAGGAAACAAGTATTAAGGTTATTGAGGATGTTTATAAGCCGGGGGCTAACCTTGTGCCTATTATGGAGTCGAAAACTTACCAGAAACTTCTTGTAAAGAATGCTTCAAGAACAAAAGAAGTGGTAAAAATGAAAATCGACAAAACAAAAGGTCAGCTATTGCAAATCTGCAACAGTCAGGCGGAAATAAAAATCGAAAATATTCTTGTAAGAGATAATAGTTTGAAAGCAATTGGAAAAATTAAAACTTGTATAATTTATATTTCTTCTGATGACAGACATCCAATATGCTGCCAGTGCAGAGAATCTAATTTTGAACACGGAATAGATGCGGAAGGCATTGAAGGAAATGATGAATATTTTCTTAATTGGAAAGTGGAGCAGGTTAACGCAAATATGCTTAATGCTGATGAAGTGGAAATAAAGGCTGTAATAGCTTTGGAAGCCATTGTTTTCAAAAAGGTGGAGCAAAACTTTGTAACGGAAATCAATCAGGAGCCGGTTGATATGGAGGCTTTAAATAGTGCACCTGTTTTAAAAGGATACATTGTTCAAAAAGGAGATACTCTTTGGAAGCTGGCAAAGGAAAATTACACAACAATCGAAAAAATAATGACAGTTAATAATCTGGAAAATGAAACAATCAAAAAAGGCGACAGATTATTGATTATAAAATCTTGTCAGGCATAA
- the ispE gene encoding 4-(cytidine 5'-diphospho)-2-C-methyl-D-erythritol kinase, with protein sequence MEKIELKAYGKINLGLDVIRKRPDGYHDLDMIMQMVDVYDDIVITKNKTGKIEVKTDTAVLSNGKDNLAYMAAKMLMDEFKIKDGVNIYINKRIPIAGGMAGGSSDCATTLMGINQLFELGLSKEELMERGVKLGADVPYCVLGGTAIARGIGEALTPLPAPADCHVIIAKPPVSVSTAYVYGHIKPLKITKRPDIEAMAQSIKDGDLKKMASLIYNVMEDVTVGEYPIISEIKQVMLDNGALNSIMSGSGPTVFGLFDDKEKAQQCVKTLEEKGLTQQLYLTKFHNE encoded by the coding sequence ATGGAGAAAATAGAATTAAAGGCGTACGGTAAGATTAATCTTGGTCTTGATGTAATAAGAAAAAGACCGGACGGTTATCATGACCTTGATATGATAATGCAGATGGTTGATGTGTACGATGACATAGTGATTACAAAAAATAAAACAGGAAAGATAGAAGTAAAGACAGATACGGCAGTTTTGTCTAATGGCAAGGATAATCTTGCATATATGGCGGCAAAAATGTTAATGGATGAGTTTAAAATTAAAGACGGTGTTAATATATATATTAACAAGCGTATTCCAATTGCCGGGGGAATGGCAGGGGGAAGCTCAGACTGCGCAACAACATTAATGGGAATTAACCAGCTTTTTGAACTTGGTCTTTCAAAAGAAGAATTAATGGAAAGAGGAGTAAAACTTGGAGCAGATGTTCCTTATTGTGTTTTAGGTGGAACAGCCATAGCAAGAGGCATTGGAGAGGCTTTAACACCACTTCCTGCACCAGCTGACTGTCACGTAATTATAGCAAAACCACCTGTTTCAGTTTCAACAGCATATGTTTATGGACATATAAAACCTTTGAAAATAACTAAAAGACCGGATATTGAAGCCATGGCACAGTCTATTAAAGATGGTGATTTGAAGAAAATGGCGTCTTTAATTTACAATGTTATGGAAGATGTAACAGTAGGAGAATATCCAATTATAAGTGAGATTAAACAGGTGATGCTTGATAATGGAGCACTTAACTCAATAATGAGTGGAAGTGGTCCTACAGTTTTTGGATTATTTGATGATAAGGAAAAGGCACAGCAGTGTGTTAAGACTTTGGAGGAGAAAGGTCTTACACAGCAGCTATACCTTACAAAATTCCATAACGAATAG
- a CDS encoding lysophospholipid acyltransferase family protein: MIRLLLVAVFLIIFFIVSLPVMLVEWIIQHFNMDLRNRSSLKFVQFGLKCISFLSGVKLEVNGKENIPNQACLFVANHISFFDIVVTYPLMISPTGYIAKKELEKVPFLSWIMRFVNCIFLDRKDPRNGLKAVLSAADMIKSGISVFLFPEGTRSKTGKMGEFKDGGFKIATKSKAPVVPVGITGTNDILENHFPFIKSGKVIVSFGKPIYTTDMDRAEQKLLPGKAYEQVKKLSNQL; this comes from the coding sequence ATGATAAGACTTTTGTTAGTTGCAGTATTTCTTATAATATTTTTTATAGTTTCGCTGCCGGTTATGCTAGTTGAATGGATCATTCAACATTTTAATATGGACCTTCGAAACCGTTCTTCGCTTAAATTTGTACAATTTGGTCTAAAATGTATTTCATTTTTAAGTGGTGTCAAATTAGAAGTTAACGGAAAAGAGAACATTCCTAATCAGGCATGTCTTTTTGTTGCCAACCACATCAGTTTCTTTGATATTGTAGTAACATATCCTTTAATGATCAGTCCTACAGGATATATTGCGAAAAAAGAACTTGAAAAAGTTCCTTTTTTAAGTTGGATAATGCGTTTTGTTAACTGTATTTTTCTGGATAGAAAAGATCCAAGGAACGGACTTAAAGCTGTACTTTCAGCTGCTGATATGATTAAATCCGGTATTTCCGTTTTTCTTTTTCCTGAGGGTACACGTTCAAAAACAGGGAAAATGGGTGAATTTAAGGATGGCGGTTTCAAAATAGCAACTAAGTCCAAAGCTCCTGTAGTTCCTGTTGGCATTACTGGAACTAACGATATTTTGGAAAATCATTTTCCTTTTATTAAATCAGGTAAGGTTATTGTTTCCTTTGGTAAACCTATTTACACAACAGACATGGACCGTGCTGAACAGAAGCTTTTACCGGGAAAAGCCTATGAACAGGTAAAAAAATTAAGTAACCAGCTTTAA
- a CDS encoding DUF1934 domain-containing protein produces MNNNVLIKISGLQMVDDTGDNVESMSAGKYYLKKDKHYVLYEDMDDENDEITKNTIKFNSETVEVTRKGLVTGKLVFKKGKNNQSLYSTPFGDLLMEVYTKDILLEEKEDNIDLKIDYELYANNSKVSDSIININIRETV; encoded by the coding sequence ATGAATAATAATGTATTGATTAAAATCTCCGGTCTTCAGATGGTAGACGACACAGGTGATAACGTAGAATCAATGTCTGCCGGAAAGTATTATTTAAAAAAGGACAAACATTATGTTCTTTATGAAGATATGGATGACGAAAATGATGAAATAACAAAGAATACAATAAAGTTTAATAGTGAAACAGTAGAAGTCACAAGAAAAGGTCTTGTAACGGGCAAGCTTGTTTTTAAAAAGGGCAAAAACAATCAGTCCCTGTACAGCACACCTTTTGGCGATTTGCTGATGGAAGTTTATACGAAAGATATACTTCTTGAGGAAAAGGAAGACAACATTGACTTAAAGATAGACTATGAACTTTATGCCAATAACAGCAAAGTTTCAGACAGCATAATAAATATAAATATCCGTGAAACGGTATAG
- the spoIIR gene encoding stage II sporulation protein R, translating to MKYIKQISFCMVIAIFATGILTWNIFLNLETKSTVSVLSHSAIRFHILANSDSVSDQALKMRVKESVVNYIYEKTGDFKTVDEAKNFILNNDKTIKSIATKAIADNGYDYTVSSTFGFSDFPVKTYGDVIFPKGTYTSYTIKIGNGKGHNWWCVLYPPLCFVDVSTGVLPDNSKKKLRDSLSDTQYHTVTKYNFKFKYLKFFNNLCQN from the coding sequence ATGAAATATATAAAACAAATATCTTTTTGTATGGTTATTGCCATATTTGCCACCGGGATTTTAACCTGGAACATTTTTCTGAATCTTGAAACCAAATCAACTGTTTCGGTGCTGTCTCACAGTGCCATTCGTTTTCATATACTTGCCAACAGTGACTCTGTAAGCGACCAGGCTCTGAAAATGCGTGTCAAGGAATCCGTTGTTAACTACATATATGAAAAAACCGGCGATTTTAAAACCGTTGATGAAGCAAAAAACTTTATTCTTAATAATGACAAAACAATAAAATCAATTGCCACAAAAGCCATAGCTGATAATGGATATGATTACACTGTAAGTTCAACTTTCGGTTTCAGCGATTTTCCCGTAAAAACATATGGTGACGTGATTTTTCCTAAGGGAACCTATACTTCATACACCATTAAAATCGGCAATGGAAAAGGACACAACTGGTGGTGTGTCCTATATCCTCCACTATGTTTTGTTGACGTTTCAACAGGCGTCCTACCTGACAATTCCAAGAAAAAATTACGTGATTCACTGTCTGATACCCAGTATCACACCGTAACAAAATATAATTTCAAATTTAAATATTTGAAATTTTTCAATAACCTATGTCAAAATTAA